The sequence below is a genomic window from Cucumis melo cultivar AY chromosome 5, USDA_Cmelo_AY_1.0, whole genome shotgun sequence.
cgatcaacataAACTTCATTTGAACCATCCTTCTTCATTCGAGAACATGGAGTTCAATTGGTAAACATATTACCTTGTATGCCATTTTTGGTATAAAGCAAATTTACAataaacaaacaacaaacttacaactttttatgcaaccatttacaagaaacaaacaacaaacttacaactttttatgcaaccatttacaagaaacaaacaaacttaTACCACACAAGCAAAGAGGAGCATTACACCAGATATCCAACCAGACATcccaaattctataaggtttctttggcaacaaagaaagaacaaactaCAAAAATGGGAGTTTCCTCCTTAGACATCTAAATATCTTACCATTTCCTCCTTAAGATTGGCATACCCTTTCCTTGAGATTCTATGATTGTATTTGTTCTTCGATCGTCTATCTtgttgtaattttcttttttcctatatccaaATGTATTTGTCAATGAGAAAGTAGCAAATATTATTCCGAATGATTTTCATGTATAAAACTTATTCATACCTGAAAGGTCTCTGATAACCTTGACCTTACAAACTCTTCCCAGTGATTTTGCTCAATGAAGGAATACTTTTCAGGTGGAACTTGAAGCAATTGTGGTTCATCTTTATGCGGGATGATGTATTTCGTTGTTAGCCAGTTCTTAAACTGACGAAACGAAATACCTGCAGTTTGGAGAACGTTTTTCCTAGATCTTGGATCAATGACGAATGCAGcctaaatataataaaagtacttaatcaagtgtccatacaacaagaacattatcaaatataataagTTAACATTATCAAGAAGAACAAGTTATATATACCTCAACTGTAGTGAATATCTTATCTTTCAGTTCTGCAGGCATACTTTTCCAAGACATATATGTGATAGGGACATGATAATGGGTTGCAGACCCTATGAAAGACTTTAACTTTGCTCCATTCTCACCAATAGGTGCTCCGTCTTCATTGTACCTCACCACCTTCTTGTCTCCCAAACTTCTAATGCGAGTTACATCAAACATAATAGTAGGTCCTCGTCGTCGCTTCAACTCTTTTGGGGTTTCTTCAACTGTTGCATTCAACTCACCGACACCAACTTCTTCATTAAGATCGTCCATATTATATTATGCGAAGCTGtcaatcaaaatgaagaaaaaattagcatgatatacaaattttaaacaataataaacaataataaatcaatcataaataaacTTATGGTGTACTTGTTTGAAATTGTGAACACACCATTATAATATTATGTAGGtatccatgtgccttcacaatcTGACCTTACGTACGTTGAGACATTTTCATCCAAATCATTGTTTAAATAGACATCTGGCATATCATTGGGTATTCCTTCACACCGGAGTATTGTATCACCAAGTTCATCGTCATTATATCTATCTTCAAAGTCTCTTTGTGGTGGAGTGAGTACAACTGACCATCTAACATCACTTGGATCCTCAACATAAAACACTTGCTTTGCTTGGCTTGCTAGTATAAATGAGTCTGACTTGTGTCCTACTCTATTTAAATCAACTAAAGTATAACCAAGTTCATCGATCCGAACACCACCACTATTCTGAACCCAATCGCATTTAAACACCGGAACATTAAACGTATTATAATTGAGTTCCCATATCTCTTGTATCACTCCATAGAATGACATATCTCCAATGACgggatttttatctttagaactAGACACTTGCATTTTAGAGTGCGACAAATGTTACTACTTATGAATCTCTCTCGATTATCTAGAAATAGGTTTTATAATGATCATTCtttaattaacttctcaaatCAATAATTTAACTGATACTCATCGTTATAAATTTTTGAACCCAAACATAAATATAAAAGTAAAACATTTAGGCATAAGTTTTACTTTCATGGTGTTGGCCAACATGCCAACATACTTGTGATATTTTTCTCTCATGATTGATCCTATAAGTCCGTTCATGAAGTCCACAAAATCCCCTAACATGGGCTTCTAGCTAAATACACTGCCACATTATTAATTTTAGTCCCAACACTACATAATAACTTATTACATGTATACAAAGCTTGAATTGTTTCATAGAAAATTTTACCATTGAAGCCAAATTGTTATAAATCTTACTGACATATTCGAAGGAAGGAAGGGTTATAAAAAGAAGGGAACCCTTCCTTTTATAATCTAACCCTTGTTTGGGAAAGGGCTACCATAACCTTAGTTTTATCCCCTCGACCCTTGTTTAAAGTTATTAATCGGGTACAATTACATTATCAAAAATTTAATTTCTTCATTTACTCTTGAATTAAGTAATTTATTGTGATTACAcgattaaaattttaatttaattgcaTTAAATCAACTATATTATCGAATTCATATTAATATgtttgtaaaattaaaattttgatatcaatctcATAGTATTTGTGAgatttatatcaaaattttaatttcacagATATATTAATATGAATTCGAACATAGAGTTGATTGAAAGTAAataaattttgatatcaatctcAACCCCATTATCTCTAGTATCTCGTATTTCTAATTGTTATTTGCACTTATTTACATGTTTATGGGTTGCATGTCACATtcataaaaatcaatttattgaaacgtaacatatacttaaaaaatgttgaaaatgaacgtcttagttaaataaattaagaaaaattgtTTTACAAAAACTAGGGCGcttatatacaaaatttgtgtattggatttaaaatatggattttaaaaaaattattcgcaCGTAACTacttaaaaaaatgttgaaaatgaacgtcgtatttaaagaaattaaggcaaattattttatgaaactatgacgatttggtaaattaaatatacgaaatttgtgtatc
It includes:
- the LOC127149606 gene encoding uncharacterized protein LOC127149606; this translates as MDDLNEEVGVGELNATVEETPKELKRRRGPTIMFDVTRIRSLGDKKVVRYNEDGAPIGENGAKLKSFIGSATHYHVPITYMSWKSMPAELKDKIFTTVEAAFVIDPRSRKNVLQTAGISFRQFKNWLTTKYIIPHKDEPQLLQVPPEKYSFIEQNHWEEFVRSRLSETFQEKRKLQQDRRSKNKYNHRISRKGYANLKEEMKDGSNEVYVDRAKLWKKARVNK